Proteins found in one Microbacterium sp. LWS13-1.2 genomic segment:
- a CDS encoding APC family permease, producing the protein MSTALADAIERARPRNDLGSSSPFAGLHRRHARTIDVVAQSVAATAPAGVLLIHPAAAYARSGSFAFLDIAITITLVVGVGLVIGMFARRIASTGSLYTFAARGLGSHVGLVTGAALGIGYLAVAMNTLASGSQRLADLLSGGAAPPWLVVVLITVFGGIIALVVARGLRMSTRMLLVLESIAVATVLVLSIAALSLTRWDLGLLVPRPSDFSLEAIITGVAFALIGFVGFESGAALGPETRRPFAAVPRAVMVSVGATGLVMLVGTAAQLSIVAERPGAASLAAVTGLSGLIDVIVAISFLACALAMTNAATRLGFAMSREGLLPVVFGRVSGRGVPAVAGVLLTTVVTAVPIAILAVGGSRQDMRIVTSPASIIGFVLAYALVCAAAPVFLARIGELTVRAVVVSALPLAGLLCVLGFYLAATLRDNPGGLLWTAGILTVVVGAGALRLARHPRVAARIGVHDWPIDSDCIEGPARS; encoded by the coding sequence GTGAGCACTGCACTCGCGGACGCGATCGAGCGGGCGCGGCCGAGGAACGATCTCGGGTCCAGCTCGCCCTTCGCGGGCCTGCACCGTCGCCACGCGCGCACGATCGACGTGGTCGCGCAGTCGGTAGCGGCCACCGCGCCCGCCGGCGTCCTGCTGATCCACCCCGCCGCCGCCTACGCGCGCAGCGGATCGTTCGCGTTCCTCGACATCGCGATCACGATCACCCTCGTCGTGGGCGTCGGCCTCGTCATCGGCATGTTCGCGCGGCGCATCGCGAGCACGGGCTCGCTGTACACGTTCGCGGCGCGCGGCCTCGGCTCCCACGTCGGCCTCGTCACCGGCGCCGCCCTGGGCATCGGCTACCTCGCCGTCGCCATGAACACGCTGGCGTCGGGCTCGCAGCGACTCGCGGACCTTCTCAGCGGCGGCGCCGCTCCCCCGTGGCTCGTCGTCGTCCTCATCACCGTGTTCGGCGGCATCATCGCGCTGGTCGTCGCCCGCGGACTCCGGATGTCCACCCGCATGCTGCTGGTGCTCGAGTCGATCGCGGTGGCGACGGTGCTGGTCCTGTCGATCGCCGCCCTCAGCCTCACCCGGTGGGATCTGGGGCTGCTCGTCCCGCGCCCCTCGGACTTCTCGCTCGAGGCGATCATCACGGGCGTCGCCTTCGCCCTCATCGGCTTCGTCGGCTTCGAGAGCGGCGCCGCCCTCGGGCCGGAGACACGTCGTCCGTTCGCGGCGGTGCCGCGCGCGGTGATGGTGAGCGTGGGCGCGACGGGACTGGTGATGCTGGTCGGGACGGCCGCGCAGCTGTCGATCGTGGCGGAGCGGCCAGGCGCGGCATCCCTCGCCGCCGTGACGGGCCTGTCCGGCCTCATCGACGTGATCGTGGCGATCTCGTTCCTCGCCTGCGCCCTGGCGATGACGAACGCCGCGACGCGGCTCGGCTTCGCGATGAGCCGCGAGGGCCTGCTGCCGGTGGTCTTCGGCCGGGTGTCGGGTCGCGGCGTGCCGGCGGTCGCCGGCGTGCTGCTCACGACGGTGGTGACGGCGGTTCCGATCGCGATCCTCGCTGTCGGCGGCAGCCGTCAGGACATGCGGATCGTGACCTCGCCGGCGTCGATCATCGGCTTCGTGCTGGCGTACGCACTGGTGTGCGCGGCGGCGCCGGTGTTCCTCGCGCGCATCGGCGAGCTCACGGTGCGCGCCGTGGTGGTCAGCGCACTCCCCCTGGCCGGCCTCTTGTGCGTGCTGGGGTTCTACCTCGCCGCGACACTGCGCGACAATCCCGGCGGGCTGCTGTGGACGGCCGGGATCCTCACCGTCGTCGTCGGCGCCGGCGCGCTGCGGCTGGCACGCCACCCGCGCGTGGCCGCGCGGATCGGCGTGCATGACTGGCCGATCGACTCGGACTGCATCGAAGGGCCGGCCCGGTCGTGA
- a CDS encoding helix-turn-helix domain-containing protein produces the protein MSGAGLAGDTRLPEKGLGLALEILEQVARDDRGASAAEIARAVGAPRATVYRVVNSLVRDEYLVRRPDFSGFLLGTRVLELAAIVGARTRPAHAAVVDRLRSETGEAVHLFAFHRSGLLVLDEDTTQPLSDPDVLLADPARSAIGHLWLVAHPDRRLPQAPSWRVDAASGDVRAIHEAYAVRGYTEQVALLSSDRGCLAVPIHDDAARPVGAVTLSTSISRLSVAARHVGALRDAARALAPIGALSDW, from the coding sequence GTGAGCGGCGCGGGTCTCGCGGGCGACACCCGGCTTCCGGAGAAGGGCCTCGGCCTCGCGCTGGAGATCCTGGAGCAGGTCGCGCGTGACGACCGCGGCGCGTCGGCGGCCGAGATCGCCCGCGCCGTCGGCGCCCCGCGGGCGACGGTGTACCGCGTGGTCAACTCGCTGGTCCGCGACGAGTACCTCGTGCGGCGCCCGGACTTCTCCGGGTTCCTGCTCGGCACGCGCGTGCTCGAGCTCGCCGCGATCGTGGGCGCCCGCACACGACCGGCCCACGCCGCGGTCGTGGATCGCCTCCGCAGCGAGACGGGCGAGGCGGTGCACCTGTTCGCCTTCCACCGCTCCGGGCTTCTGGTGCTCGACGAGGACACCACCCAGCCGCTGTCGGACCCCGACGTGCTGCTGGCCGACCCCGCGCGATCGGCGATCGGACACCTCTGGCTGGTCGCGCACCCCGACCGCCGTCTGCCGCAGGCGCCGAGCTGGCGGGTCGACGCGGCGTCCGGCGACGTCCGCGCCATCCACGAGGCATACGCGGTCCGTGGCTACACCGAGCAGGTCGCGCTGCTCAGCAGCGACCGCGGGTGCCTCGCCGTGCCGATCCACGACGACGCCGCGCGCCCGGTCGGAGCGGTGACCCTGTCGACCTCGATCTCGCGCCTCTCTGTCGCCGCACGCCACGTCGGCGCGCTCCGCGACGCGGCGCGCGCGCTCGCTCCGATCGGCGCGCTCAGCGACTGGTGA
- a CDS encoding DUF305 domain-containing protein, giving the protein MRRRAVVVVALTLALATAAAGVALAVAATSGTKDAAPSASASPSASSSIPVTADDYCYVEAMIYYRVKEQELAQTLLRKEGIDAGASGFATGIAARNEDELDDLREWYVSWVDARPAEPPADGPCGGHGADHAQMPGMPAWSTLQGFVDAQHPDAERRFAEILRDQNAGMVALVALILDGVPHPAVVESADEVLKQAAADERMLEQFLAAVP; this is encoded by the coding sequence GTGCGTCGCAGAGCAGTCGTCGTCGTCGCGCTGACGCTCGCCTTGGCGACCGCCGCCGCGGGCGTCGCGCTGGCGGTGGCCGCCACGTCGGGGACGAAGGACGCCGCGCCCTCGGCATCCGCTTCGCCATCGGCGTCGTCGTCGATCCCGGTTACAGCCGACGACTACTGCTACGTCGAGGCGATGATCTACTACCGCGTCAAGGAGCAGGAGCTCGCGCAGACGCTGCTGCGCAAGGAGGGCATCGACGCCGGGGCGAGCGGCTTCGCCACAGGCATCGCCGCGCGCAACGAGGACGAGCTCGACGACCTGCGCGAGTGGTACGTCTCGTGGGTCGACGCGCGTCCGGCCGAGCCGCCCGCCGACGGCCCCTGCGGCGGCCACGGCGCCGATCACGCGCAGATGCCGGGCATGCCCGCGTGGAGCACGCTGCAGGGCTTCGTCGATGCCCAGCATCCCGACGCCGAGCGCCGGTTCGCCGAGATCCTGCGCGACCAGAACGCGGGGATGGTCGCGCTCGTCGCGCTCATCCTCGACGGCGTTCCGCACCCGGCGGTGGTGGAGTCGGCCGACGAGGTGCTGAAGCAGGCCGCGGCCGATGAGCGGATGCTCGAACAATTCCTGGCCGCGGTGCCCTGA
- a CDS encoding helicase HerA-like domain-containing protein yields MTAPDSPAPDSTATDPAILAAETELARLRAEADAAEAHLKAAQARAALAAAEAAAAKAKATGTPIAAGPTSASATRAPAGAPRSPSETQEQSPHPTVSDSQHASPPTILPTQSGPLTRADIEKIASGYAFEETTLDLGALLNGEPVPSAQIRIPLGMMNRHGLVAGATGTGKTRTLQGLAEQLAAKGVPVFAADIKGDLSGVATPGAPSEKLLARTQAIGQDWKPEASATEYFALGGIGKGVPVRATVSGFGPLLLSKVLGLNDTQESSLGLVFHYADANGLALVDLSDLRAVLSHLTSDEGKAELKELGGLSAATAGVILRELITFADAGADVFFGEPEFDVADFIRTASDGRGIISLLEVPGVIDKPALFSTFLMYLLAELFEILPEVGDADKPKLVFFFDEAHLLFKDASKDFLAAIVQTVRLIRSKGVGVFFVTQTPKDVPSDVLAQLGSRVQHALRAFTPDDAKALRATVGTYPRSGYDLERVLQELGTGEAIVTVMSEKGAPTPVAWTRLRAPQGLMSPTPEPAIEAAVKASPLLAKYGTAIDRESAREILTAKMRAADDAAAAEDAALAKAKADAEYAKQKAAIDKQQAAADKASAVAEKKAQQEYERLLKKTAGTTRTSRSAQKSPLDQILNSKSTQTILGGVIRGIFGTGKR; encoded by the coding sequence ATGACCGCGCCCGACTCGCCCGCGCCCGATTCCACCGCGACCGATCCGGCCATCCTCGCCGCCGAGACGGAGCTCGCCCGGCTGCGCGCTGAGGCGGATGCGGCCGAGGCGCACCTCAAGGCCGCTCAGGCCAGGGCCGCGCTCGCGGCCGCCGAGGCCGCCGCCGCGAAGGCCAAGGCGACCGGCACGCCCATCGCTGCCGGGCCGACCTCGGCATCGGCGACCCGAGCGCCCGCGGGAGCGCCCCGCTCACCCTCGGAGACTCAGGAACAAAGTCCTCACCCGACCGTCTCTGACAGCCAGCACGCCTCTCCACCCACCATCCTCCCCACGCAATCCGGCCCGCTCACTCGAGCCGACATCGAGAAGATCGCCTCCGGGTATGCGTTCGAGGAGACGACCCTCGATCTCGGTGCTCTGCTCAACGGCGAGCCGGTGCCGTCGGCGCAGATCCGCATCCCGCTCGGCATGATGAATCGCCACGGGCTCGTCGCGGGGGCGACGGGAACGGGCAAGACCCGCACGCTGCAGGGACTCGCCGAGCAGCTCGCGGCGAAGGGCGTGCCGGTGTTCGCCGCCGACATCAAGGGTGATCTGTCGGGTGTCGCGACGCCGGGCGCGCCGAGCGAGAAGCTGCTCGCGCGCACCCAGGCGATCGGGCAGGACTGGAAGCCCGAGGCATCCGCCACCGAGTACTTCGCGCTGGGCGGGATCGGCAAGGGCGTCCCCGTGCGGGCGACCGTGTCGGGCTTCGGGCCGCTGCTGTTGAGCAAGGTTCTGGGCCTCAACGACACGCAGGAGTCGAGCCTCGGCCTCGTATTCCACTACGCAGATGCCAACGGACTTGCGCTCGTGGACCTGTCGGACCTGCGCGCCGTCCTCAGCCACCTCACCAGCGACGAGGGCAAGGCAGAACTCAAGGAGCTCGGCGGGCTGTCTGCGGCGACGGCGGGGGTGATCCTGCGGGAGCTGATCACGTTCGCGGATGCCGGAGCCGACGTCTTCTTCGGCGAGCCCGAGTTCGACGTGGCCGACTTCATCCGCACAGCGTCCGACGGCCGCGGCATCATCAGCCTCCTCGAGGTGCCGGGGGTGATCGACAAGCCGGCGCTGTTCTCGACGTTCCTGATGTACCTCCTCGCCGAGCTGTTCGAGATCCTCCCCGAGGTGGGCGACGCCGACAAGCCGAAGCTGGTCTTCTTCTTCGACGAGGCGCACCTGCTGTTCAAGGACGCGTCGAAGGACTTCCTCGCTGCGATCGTGCAGACCGTGCGTCTCATCCGGTCGAAGGGGGTCGGCGTGTTCTTCGTGACGCAGACGCCGAAGGACGTGCCCTCCGACGTGCTGGCACAGCTGGGCTCGCGGGTGCAGCACGCGCTGCGCGCGTTCACGCCCGATGACGCGAAGGCGCTGCGCGCGACCGTCGGCACCTACCCGAGGTCCGGCTACGACCTCGAGCGCGTGCTGCAGGAGCTCGGCACCGGGGAGGCCATCGTCACCGTGATGAGCGAGAAGGGCGCCCCCACTCCGGTCGCCTGGACGCGGCTGCGCGCGCCACAGGGGCTCATGTCGCCGACGCCCGAGCCCGCCATCGAGGCCGCGGTGAAGGCGTCGCCGCTGCTCGCGAAGTACGGCACGGCGATCGACCGCGAGTCGGCGCGCGAGATCCTCACCGCGAAGATGAGGGCCGCCGACGACGCCGCAGCCGCGGAGGACGCTGCCCTTGCAAAGGCGAAGGCCGATGCGGAGTACGCGAAGCAGAAGGCCGCCATCGACAAGCAGCAGGCCGCCGCCGACAAGGCGAGCGCCGTCGCCGAGAAGAAGGCGCAGCAGGAGTACGAGCGGCTGCTCAAGAAGACGGCGGGGACGACCCGCACGTCGCGGTCGGCCCAGAAGTCGCCGCTCGACCAGATTCTGAACTCGAAGTCGACCCAGACGATACTGGGTGGGGTGATCCGCGGGATCTTCGGCACCGGCAAGCGCTGA
- a CDS encoding phosphatase PAP2 family protein, translating to MTTTERRVAAPVIAYLIAGSALVVLSCLLGWWIFSRGEEPFAVDTAWNALVGEWWGPALTGFSQVMNFVGGGWFGVLVVPIGGAIGLILLRRPWAAAYFLAAEAVSAAGVQVLKHAFGRVRPEDILIVSDYGSYPSGHVANAATIAVAATVIFPRLWVGLVGAAWVLLMAFSRTYLHAHWLSDTLGGALIGAGAALLVAGAFALPMAREGTDAAAKRP from the coding sequence ATGACCACGACAGAGCGGCGGGTGGCAGCGCCTGTCATCGCCTACCTGATCGCCGGGTCGGCGCTCGTGGTGCTGTCGTGCCTGCTGGGCTGGTGGATCTTCTCGCGGGGAGAGGAGCCGTTCGCCGTCGACACCGCGTGGAACGCCCTCGTCGGCGAGTGGTGGGGCCCCGCCCTCACCGGGTTCTCGCAGGTCATGAACTTCGTCGGCGGCGGCTGGTTCGGCGTCCTCGTGGTGCCGATCGGCGGCGCGATCGGGCTCATCCTGCTGCGCCGCCCGTGGGCGGCGGCGTACTTCCTCGCTGCGGAAGCGGTCTCGGCCGCGGGAGTGCAGGTGCTCAAGCACGCGTTCGGTCGGGTGCGGCCGGAAGACATCCTCATCGTCTCGGACTACGGCTCATACCCGTCGGGGCATGTGGCCAACGCGGCCACGATCGCCGTCGCTGCCACCGTGATCTTCCCCCGTTTGTGGGTCGGCCTCGTCGGCGCTGCGTGGGTGCTGCTGATGGCGTTCAGCCGCACTTATCTGCACGCTCACTGGCTGAGCGACACGCTCGGCGGCGCCTTGATCGGCGCGGGGGCGGCACTGCTCGTGGCGGGCGCGTTCGCGCTGCCGATGGCGCGGGAGGGGACGGATGCCGCGGCGAAACGCCCGTGA
- a CDS encoding nitroreductase family deazaflavin-dependent oxidoreductase translates to MAAKAVDIVRAIVAPLTRTRVFRRVLGPLLLPPVERFVTWISHGRVQVSALLVPSLVLHTVGAKSGEPRDAALMYTPDGQGRAIVAGTNFAGARHPAWTANLLAHPDAAITVRGRRMRVQATPVPDAERDAVWARIEAQWPGYRNYERESGRTVRLFRLQPVAHAE, encoded by the coding sequence ATGGCAGCAAAGGCCGTCGACATCGTGCGTGCCATCGTCGCGCCCCTCACCCGCACGAGGGTGTTCCGGCGCGTGCTGGGGCCGCTGCTGCTGCCGCCGGTCGAGCGCTTCGTCACCTGGATCTCGCACGGACGGGTGCAGGTGAGCGCGCTGCTGGTGCCGTCGCTCGTGCTCCACACGGTCGGAGCGAAGTCGGGCGAACCCCGCGACGCGGCCCTGATGTACACGCCCGACGGTCAGGGGCGCGCGATCGTCGCGGGCACGAACTTCGCCGGTGCTCGCCACCCGGCATGGACGGCGAACCTGCTGGCCCACCCGGATGCCGCGATCACCGTTCGCGGGCGGCGCATGCGCGTGCAGGCCACGCCGGTGCCCGACGCCGAACGCGACGCCGTATGGGCGCGCATCGAGGCCCAATGGCCCGGCTACCGCAACTACGAGCGGGAGTCCGGACGCACCGTCCGCCTGTTCCGCCTGCAGCCGGTGGCGCACGCGGAGTGA
- a CDS encoding multidrug effflux MFS transporter, producing the protein MLDTASLPVQKPQTAADPQPAPPAHPTSTGAIRTLGSNPATAPIVLHPGDSIPHRRRVLYIVLLGALTALGPFTIDLYLPAFPVLEADFDTTAAMIQLTLTGTMIGFALGQLIVGPLSDKVGRRIPLLSVTALHVVASVAAALAPTLELLSVARVLQGAGAAAGGVVAAAIVRDLFGGRRLVVMLSRLALVSGVAPVLAPLVGSALLAVMPWRGIFVVLAVYGAIMLVSAIVFLPETLPPARRHERGSTTVWQRYRSVFSDRVFIGVLIIGGMTFSGLFSYLSSSSFLFQLSYGLSAQEYGLMFAVNSVGVVVGVQAASRLAARFGPQWVMAWSTAVLVVAAAAIIVTDQLGLGLWGTIVPLFVFMTGCGFTFPCVQVLALDRHGKAAGTAQSIIGATNFGVAGLISPLVGWIAKDAGITATTMASVMVGCSLVGLLSLWLIVRPRTVERLAP; encoded by the coding sequence TTGCTCGACACCGCATCGCTCCCCGTCCAGAAGCCCCAGACAGCCGCTGATCCCCAGCCCGCGCCGCCCGCGCACCCGACATCCACGGGCGCGATCCGCACGCTCGGGAGCAACCCGGCCACCGCGCCGATCGTGCTGCACCCGGGCGACTCGATCCCGCATCGTCGCCGCGTCCTCTACATCGTGCTGCTCGGCGCCCTGACGGCGCTCGGCCCGTTCACGATCGATCTCTACCTGCCGGCCTTCCCGGTGCTCGAGGCCGATTTCGACACCACGGCCGCCATGATCCAGCTCACCCTCACGGGCACGATGATCGGGTTCGCGCTGGGTCAGCTGATCGTCGGACCGCTGAGCGACAAGGTGGGCCGGCGGATTCCGCTGCTGTCGGTCACGGCACTCCACGTCGTGGCGAGCGTCGCCGCCGCGCTCGCCCCCACCCTCGAGCTGCTGTCGGTGGCACGGGTGCTGCAGGGTGCCGGAGCCGCCGCGGGCGGCGTCGTGGCCGCCGCGATCGTGCGCGACCTGTTCGGCGGTCGCCGCCTCGTCGTGATGCTGTCGCGCCTCGCGCTCGTCTCGGGTGTCGCGCCGGTGCTCGCTCCGCTCGTCGGATCGGCGCTCTTGGCCGTCATGCCGTGGCGCGGCATCTTCGTCGTCCTCGCCGTGTACGGCGCGATCATGCTCGTCTCGGCGATCGTGTTCCTGCCCGAGACCCTGCCGCCCGCGCGCCGCCACGAGCGAGGCTCGACCACCGTGTGGCAGCGCTACCGGAGCGTCTTCAGCGACCGGGTGTTCATCGGCGTGCTCATCATCGGGGGCATGACGTTCTCGGGCCTGTTCTCGTACCTCTCGAGCTCGTCGTTCCTCTTCCAGCTCAGCTACGGCCTGAGCGCCCAGGAGTACGGCCTGATGTTCGCCGTCAACTCGGTCGGCGTCGTGGTGGGCGTCCAGGCCGCGTCGCGTCTGGCGGCCCGTTTCGGTCCGCAGTGGGTCATGGCGTGGTCGACCGCGGTGCTCGTCGTCGCGGCCGCGGCCATCATCGTCACCGACCAGCTCGGTCTCGGGCTCTGGGGGACGATCGTGCCCCTGTTCGTCTTCATGACGGGGTGCGGCTTCACGTTCCCGTGCGTGCAGGTGCTGGCTCTCGACCGTCACGGCAAGGCGGCGGGCACGGCGCAGTCGATCATCGGTGCGACGAACTTCGGTGTCGCCGGCCTCATCTCGCCCCTCGTCGGGTGGATCGCGAAGGATGCCGGCATCACGGCGACGACGATGGCCTCGGTCATGGTCGGCTGCTCCTTGGTCGGTCTGCTGTCGCTGTGGCTCATCGTGCGTCCGCGCACGGTGGAGCGCCTGGCGCCCTGA